One Dioscorea cayenensis subsp. rotundata cultivar TDr96_F1 chromosome 19, TDr96_F1_v2_PseudoChromosome.rev07_lg8_w22 25.fasta, whole genome shotgun sequence genomic window, TTTAGGCCTTTAAGTTGTTAGTTATTGGAGGTTGGAATCGTTGGATGTGATTCTTCTTTTAAGAGAGCCTTCAAAATTTTCCTGAAAGAGacggaagaaaaataaaagaattagcTATCTTAGATGGTCATCAGACTTTCAAGATGCCAACGGGAATCTGTATCCTTCACTGAtagtattttttcttttctaatttcgTTTAATATAAATGATGTGTATATCATTGTCAAATGAATGGAAATGGAAACACAGAATTGCTTCTGATCTTTCAAGCAGGATTGTAAAAATGGTTAGAAGAGCACAAAATATAAGAAGAGAAGTTTTGGTCTAAACTtggaattttgttattttagctGCTGAATTTAAtgagaatttattttattgatcttAGTTAATTCACATAGTTTACTCTCACATGTTTTTCTTTCGCTCTATCGTTACAACAGGGCAGTGCAGCAGATGTTGCTATGTGTGCAATGCTTGAGATAGACAGAAATCCTCGTCTAAAGGAGCTAGGATGGAAACTGCTCTTGCAGGTTCTTCTGATGCACTTTctatttttcaacttttttcttttttgtaatctTTGATCTTGATTTAAGAAAAGTAGGCAATTTCTAgggaataataaaattatttattttggatataGGTGCATGATGAAGTGATATTAGAAGGGCCTACAGAATCTGCTGAACTCGCTAAGGAGATCGTTGTCGAGTGCATGTCGAAACCCTTCTATGGAACAAACTTCCTCAAAGTCGACCTAGCTGTTGATGCCAAGTGCGCACAGAACTGGTATGCTGCCAAGTAATTAAGCAGGTTTTATGAGTATCAGATCCTTGTTTTGATCACAAATACGAGCCCCATTTTTGTGGCTGTCCTAGTATCGCTTAAGCGTATGGCTCATCTTGATCGAGAGATCGATAACATCAATCATAACGGCTGTCGAAAAAGATGCATTTTACGTTCATAATGGTACTGATGGTGGTGCTCAGACTACAGCTTCTTGTACACTAAATTATCGGAAATTGGCTGGTTTCTTCTGACCTAATGTCTTGCCTACATGTATGTAACATGTGAGAGTATGTAATTTAGAGCTTCCTGTATAGTGTTGCAGATTAGATGTACCTTGTTAAATGTTTTTGCCTGAATTTGAATGAGCATCTGAATTATGATTGTCATTGTTATTGTTGGTTTCTTCACACATGTGGATAAGTCACGTGCCAGGGATAGACACGTGAGAAGTTTTATTCAACCACTCTTGTGCTATCCATTCGTGTGAGCTGGAATTTGAATCCATTTTTTCAGCGGGACAAACACTTTATACTGGTAAAGTGTTTATAGATCAaatgattgttgttgttgttgttttaattgtgtACATCTCGGGCAGATAATTCCTCTTTAACTTGTGCTTTTAAGCATTTTTCTGCATTTATAAATGCACAGCAAgtgatttgtttattatttatttatttttattatttgtgtgtgtgtttttcttaTCTCCTGGTTTTTGTCATGGTCTTATAACCAGTAATTTTCTACTTTAAAACTCTCTATTTGTATTGTGTCTGAATATAccttcataaaaatatatgctttttattttaCCCCTTGTAAAagcattatttatatttatatatttattcaaagGTTTAGAGGTTTGATTCCGTGCCTGGTtcacatatataaaaaagaaaaatattatatatatatatatatatataaaatttattattatctgtttatgtatataactaggaattaacaaaaatatacacacatgtataaatattattttacccattttgatgataaaaatttataaatgaataaaatagttTATGGGCTTTCAGTGCGGTCGTTAATTGTTGGCAAGAGATTGATTCCATAAAggtaaaagtttttatttgagAGTTAAGAGTACGAAATGTGAATGCCCGTTATGCCTATGTGTGTACAGGCTTCACAAACCATAACCGAGACACAtttatatttctctctctctagtgATTAGTCACTCatcttgacaaaaaaaattaaaataaaataaaatagttttatagGCCCCGGCCGATAGTTGTATATCAGCAATGGGACAATTTTATATTGGATGTATAACACTATACAAgtaattttctcatattttggaTCCGAAACTTAACGGGTCGGATTCAACATCCACAAGGATCCGATCCGAATCGTCCTTGCTATGTCATTCCATCGTTCTGAAACGGTGAAACCCAAAACCTCACTGCTCTTAATGCCCTCCATCTCCCTGCCAACGACCGTGGGTCTATCGTGACACGGGTGCGTCGATCAGGCTCACTCGGAGTGGTGAGAGTCTCGATTCTCAGTGAGCAGCagtttctgggagttgtgaatagtggttgtgtacgggtggttttCACGCACGCAGCGTGGCCCTGtcccccacttgttccaccggaGGCTGCGACGTCCCTGGGCTCTCAGTGGgtttcgccccgctcctctttcccaaaaaaatgccctccatctccttctcttcctctttcCGGCGATCTTGAATCTTCAATCTCAGGTCGATGTTTGCGATTTCATTCTCTTAGGGGTTTTACTGGTATGAGCTTTCAATCATCATCCTTCTCCTTCCTTTTAGTATcaccaatttattaattttgccCATTAGAGATTATGTTTTCGTACTTGATATTCAGTGCTGAAAATTGAAAACTTTTTCCctcaaaattactatttttgcTTGTGATTTTGCATAACATTGTTGACATGATCCCTTTGATGTTTCAGAGAACAAGAGGAGCAATCAGTGGTGAAAATTGAAAACTTTTCCACCAAAATTACTAGTTTTGCTTGTGATTTGGCATATAACTGTCAACATGATCTGTTTTGATGTTTCAAAGAACAAGAGGAGCAATCAGTTGTGAAAAGTGAAAACCTTTACCCCCACAAAAGTAATAGTTTTGCATGTGATTTGGCACAGCACTGTTAACATGATCAGTTTGATGTTTCAAAGAACAAGAGGGGCAATTATATTGCCCATTCCTGAGAAGAGTATCTTCTCTTTGTTCAGTTCTTCTGTAGTTCCAAAGTGTAACACATTCATCTTGAATTACCTTACTCAAACTTTCGGTGTCTCTGAAAGCCGGGTTCTTTCCTCTTTGAATGTTCCACATGTTGAAACACTAGATGGTCCAAACTCTGTTGTTAACCTGTTCAAACAATATGAATTCTTGGACGCTGATATTCGGAAGGCTGTCCGAGTTTGCCCACAGATACTCTTTTTGAATGCTGATAAAGAACTTGAAACCCAAACTCCAATTTTTCCAAGATCTTGGTTTCACTGGTCCTCAGATGAGTCCCTTCCTATCCAAAAGTTCTACCATGCTTACCCACAGCCTTGAGAAGCGGATTGCGCCGTCAGTTGATGTCTTGCTAGGAATTTTGTCCACTCGTGACCTGCTCCGAGTCCTTGGGAGATGCCCATGGGTTATAAAGGAAGACCCAGCATTGAAACTCATCCCCAACATCTCCTTCTTGAAGAAAACTTGCCACATTGACCAATCTCAGCTGTTGATGCTACTGGTGAGGCAGCCATCTTTGTTTGTTATGAGACAATCAGCTCTTCAAGATCTTGCTCACAAGATCACGGAAATGGGTGTGTCAGTGGACTCTAGGGTGTTTGCTCAGGCTTTATACTCATTCTCTTGCATGTCCTCAGAGACATTTAAGAAGAAATTTGACCTCCTTCACAGCTATGGTTTCTCAGATGAGCAGACAACACTGTTATTCCAAAAGGCACCTGCTGTGTTTAGGACATCTGAAAAGAAGCTGATCTCTGGTTTGGAGTTTTTCATGAACAAAGTTGGTGTCGATCACTGCAAACTTCTTCGATATCCATCTAGTTTAATGTATAGTATGGAGAAACGAGTCGTCCCTCGGTATAGTGTTCTTGAAGTTCtatattcaatgaaattgcTCGAGAAAGGTGATCAACTTCTTTCTGCAATCTTGTTATCTGAGGAGGATTTCCTGAAGAAATATGTATGGAAGCATATTGAGACAGTGCCCGAGTTGTTAGGTGCCTACAAGTTGAAAACTAAGGTTGTTCCTCTTTGTTGACAGTTTCCAATAGCTTGTTCATTTTGATTATGGACTATCAATCAACTTTTGACATGCTCAAAAATGTCTACATGTTTAAATTCTCAGTAATGGAAATCAACCAGGTTCATCAGTCttgattatttgatatttttttctttctttctttctctttggttGATTGTAATCTCTGTTGCATAGTGAGTTTTTGAGCAACTGAGTTTGTTCATCTATGTACCTTTAAATTAGTAAAAGAAGAGTTTCTCTGGAACCATGAATAAGCAAGCATCCTCAGCATTCATCAAAGATTACAAACAGAATAATAACACTTACAAAGATGTccgaattaaaaactaaaaatttgacAACATTGTGCATTAAATCTTCTGAATGTTTTTACATCATAAGCTTGCTCAAGCAGTTAATAACAATTACAGTGGCAATTTTCTCAGAGCAATAGAAACTGTTTGATTTTCTACACAGGCCTGTGCTTCATTCAGTATTCAAAGCTCATGAACATAAATATCATTCTGATTGCTgctatttgttgttttttgtaaAGATCAAACCACAATGAAGCTTCTAAGCAATCTGGTTCAAAAGAACTTGAAATTTGGTCATTGCAATTATCACCCGAAGGTAATATCGACGCAAAGAATACATGTGCATGACATCTGCATGCAATTCTCAAACAGGACCAGTAAAACAAAGCTAACGGAAATCTACCATAATTTCCTCAGCCTATTTCTCTTAAGACTATTACATTGTCACTTGCTACCTAAGACAGACACATTTATCTTTGCTTCATGAATTCCAATTTGAACACACTGGCTTTCAGAGAATAATCTCAAAAGCTAATAGACATTGTAATGCCTCACCTAAGTAACAAAGAGTAGAAACTGGCACCTCACTTCAAAACTCATTCATTGACCGGTTTCAACTCAGAATTAGAATGTCCGCGCCCCTTGTGGATGGACATGTACCAACCATACAATTCGGGGCATCCTTTTTATGGAAGAGAAGAAAGTTCTTCACAAACATCTTCTCCGAGTAGGACATTATCGTCAAGAGGCTATACTTCCCCTTATTCAGCCTTTTCGATTTCAAGACTTGCATGACATGATAGCGAGGAATAAGCCTCTTCTCCAAACTAAACATGAGAAGTATCGGACTCTGAACAAGTTCAGATGGCTTGAAACCAGCTTCATTCACTAAAAAATCAATCTTTTTCTTCAACATTGTCTCAGAAACTGTTAGAAATATCGGGTTTTTCTGAAACGCTGACAGAAAATCTGCCTCCGACCATCCCAAACTCTTCAAAACTTCCAATTTACCATCAAACTTTTCTTTGGAGATTTTCAGAAGAGTGTTAAGAGCCCAAACAAACAGTCTTGAATCACGACGTATCCCCATTCCCTCAACCCTCTCAGCTAATTCCTTCAACTTTACCAGCTTTTGAGTAAGAAATCTCGGGTGTCTTTGCACAATCAAAGTGATCCTTTCATCTGAAATGCCGAATTCTCGCAGGAACTCAAGGTTTGGTAGCACCCTCTGCTCCAAACTAAAATTAAGTAAACAATGCTTTGCCCTCAAGGATTTGCTCATTAGCTCAAAAGAACCAAAAATTCCTCGCCAGAACTCGATCTTCGGCCGCACATTGCCCTCAAAGCTGCAGCGAAGGATCACGGGATTGGAAAAGATCAGCTGAGTGAGCTCAGGCCCTGAAAATCCAAGACTTTGCAAACCTTCAAACTTTGGCTTCAAGGTTGTTTCTACATCAAAGCAGAGCCAATTTGGGTACCAAAATATAAGCTTTTTGATCTCAGAATCCTCAAAACCATAACTTTTCAAGAAACTCAATACTGATTCAGGATTTTCAAGGGATTTGAGATGGTTTAGTTGCTCAGAGGCAGAGGTTGCTTTCTCAGGAGAGAAGCCAAGTGTGCTCAATAGGTATTCCTCCACAAAGGAGTGAGGTTTAAGAGGCAGTTTGCTCTGAGTTATGGTGGTGGAGGAGCAGAAGGAACATCTGATGATTTGATTTTGAGAACATGAATGGAAGATCTTTGATCTACAAAGCTTCCTCAGAAGCAAAGTCATCTTGAATTTCAGAAAGAACAAGCAAGCAAAGGGTGCGCCTTTCTTTTACCTGATTTATGGATTTCTATGAAACCACCATTGATATGCACCAAGATTCCTGCTTTCCATCTCCTCTATCTTTCcataatcaaaagaaaaagaaaatttcgaGCTGGAGTTGTTGATGAGGAGGATCGGTGAAGGGATTTGGCAGGGCTTattgttagggttttggatgTGCTGTTTGGAGGGTCATTTTGCATATAAAAGGCATCtgtgtttatataattataaatgagtcctttaatttgttaatttaatccaagaaaaatactttttgactaattttttattcaaaaagaaTTTCTCGCTtatctcttattttattttatttatttatttatgtggtttatccacttttattatttaaaaaaaaaattctttcatggCCCCTGTTAACATGGCCAATTGCTGACAGGCCCTTGAAAAAGTCATTTGGGTTTATGCCtcctataaatataaaaaacatccTTAAAAATCCCCATAAAAACACAAATGTGTCAAAATGATTTATAGATTAGATTAACAAATATAAGATCCGTTTGATagacatgataaaaatgataaaatatattgCTTTGTCCTTTGTTTGGAgtgccaataggatatgatagttttattttattgacccACTTTATCCTGCCGATCACATGATAATGAATCTTATGAAGGAGTCAGGATAGAAACATGTATCCACCAATTGCCCACAGTTTTCATGGGGGTATAATAACAATTATCCATTTTTAATACATATGTAAAGTTAAAACCATTTTACTCTCATGAGAGCTCTAATTTTTTAGCCTCTTTGATTGCTGCAACTTTGTGGCAAATATGGAAATGCAGATGCAACCTTGTGTTCAGACAAGTTAAACCAAACATCATTAAGAGTGCTAATGCAGTTGTAATGCAGGTGAAAGAATTTTCTATAAGGCCTAACAATCACAAAATGAGATGCTATATTATGCAGAATAGGCCCAATCCTGGTTGCTTGGGGATTTTTTCTGCAGCTGCTTGGAATGAGGTTACAGGTAAGGGGGGACTTGGTTTTGTTATGCTTGACTCTAATGGGGTTGTTTGTTGTGCAGGCATGGCCCCTTGTGCTTTCACTGGTAGACTGGAGATTGGTTTCTTGGCTATCAGTCTGGCTCTTCATCAGTGCATTGTAGCTCGCAATAGATGTTCCCATATTTACATCAACTCGGATGATATCTGGAAGGCAATTCTGCACACTGATGACTTAATTCATTGGCGCCAAAAGGATGCATTTGATTCTCTAAAAGCTAAGTTAAACATACTGAACAATCCTAAGATTGACCTCATCCCACACCATTGGAATAGAATTGCTACTGCTTTGGCTGCTCATGGCATCAATTCGGCTCATCTATCTTTATTTCACTTGGGCATAGAGAGACCATTTTGGCTTATGAAGTTGATCAATCAGTCTGGTTTTTCCTACTagtatctttgttttttttcttattgttcttGTTTCTCTGTGTAtccttagtttttattttggttttgttttctttgtttgtacTCAGACTTTTGTTTCCTGACTctctttaataatatttagcTACTTTGTAgctctttctcaaaaaaaaaaaccagatgAATCAAAACAACTCTCTTGTTTTATTTCTGTTGATTGTCCTTTgacagattaaaaaaatcatatcagacataataaaaaaaaatcaacaaattaacAGCAAAAATCAAGACACAGAATCATCAATAATCAGTTCACTAATGTTAACAAGAATGCattgtttcaaaataattacTGCATTTGATCAATTATCAAGAGCTTGTCAGGTACCAATGAACAAACAAACATCCCAGCATTTTGcacaacaaaatataataatttctgGATTTACATTGTGCTTCTGTTGTTTCcaattaaatagaaatttaGAGCTAAAATGTGCAATTCTGTGCATAAAATCTTCATAACATCGAAAGAGTCGAAAAGGTATCAGAAATGAAGATTTCACCCTGATGGTACATTgaacaatttcaaatttttcttcaCTTGAACAACAGTGTAAGCTCGCCTTTGTCAAACATGTTGGAGATGATTACGTCAAAAAGGAAATTAGTTAATAGTGTTGAGAGGTATATGAAAGGAATCATTAACAGCTCCAAAGGATAAGTGATCTCCCAAAATGTCTCAATTAGCATCTGAAATAGCCTGCACCACCAAGCAGGCATCGATTAGtataatcaaagataaaataaaagaaagctCTCATCTTAATTAGCAAAAAGTGAGAACATGGAAAATATGGATAAAAGCTCAAAAGTGAGATCATGACATGGTTAAAAAAAcctttgaaaaataagagccaaTGAAAAATCTTTGAAGACAACAACCTCTTCAGTCTTAACAAGTAATGTCTACTTAAAATGGTAATAAAAGTAAAGCCTTGACTAAGTTGTAGAAATACAGAATATCCATTCTCTCACATATTAAGATCTCAAGTAGCAAGATCCATAATTGACAAGAATTTGCTCCTTAATTTGTAATACCAAGGGTACATCTATCTTGGCATAAGAAATTTCAACTTGAACACATTGAGTTTCATAATCAACAAATTCAAATCCAAAAAATCTCACATTGATACAATCACTGTGGTGCTTGTTCAAATGTTGCACTAGCCATCATCCACACAAATTCAAGAGCATGGCTCAAATAAGTTCTCAAGTATAGAAAGTAATAGTACCTCACTTTAACACtcatttctctttttgtttcagTCCAGAATTAGAATGTGCTCCTCCTTTGCTGTTGGCAATATACCAATCAAGCAATTCGGGAACCTTTTCCTCGTGAGAGATGAGATACTTCTTCACAAACTTCTTTTCCGAGTAACTCATAATGTACCCTAGGCTAAAATTTCCATTATACAACCCTTTTGATTTCAAGACTTGCATGACATGATGCCGAGGAACCAGCCGCTTATCCAAGCTAAACATGAGAAGTCTTGGATCACGAGCAAGCTTGGATAGCTTGCAACCAGCTTCATTCACTAAGAAATcaatctttttcttcatcatggTCTCAGAAACTGTCAAAAATATTGGATTTTTCTGAAACGCGGATAGGAAATCCACCTCAGACCATCCCAAGCTCTTCATAAACTCCAATTTGGCATGAAACCTGGTCATGGTGATTTTCATAAGAATGCTAAGAGCCCACACAAACATGCTTGATTCATGAGGTATCCCCATTCCCTCAATCTTCTTAGCTAGTGCCTTCAAATAATCGGGCTTTTGGAAAACGAGTCTCGGGTGTCTCTGCACAATCAAAGTTATCCTCTCATCTGGAACACCAACTTCTCGCAACAATGCAAGGTTTGGTAGCACTCTCAGCTCCAAACTGGCATTAAGCAGCCATTGCTTTGCCTTAAATAACTTGCACAAAAGCTCGACAGAGCCAAGGATGCCTCGCCAAAACTCGATCTTTGGCCGCACATTGCGCTCAAAATTACACCTGAGGACCATGTGATTGGAAAGGATCAGATGTGCAAGCTCCTGCCCTGAGAAGCCAAGACCCTGTAAACCTTCAAACTTTGGCTTCAAGGTCCTCTCAACATCACAGCAGAGAGCTTGCGGATACAAAGATACAAGCTTTTTGATCTGGGATTCATCAAAACCATAACTTTTCAAGAAATACAACACGGTCTCAGCCTTTTCAAGGGATTTGAGATGGTTTAGGTGCTTGGAGGCCCAGGCTGCTTTCTCGGGAGAGAAGCCAAGTCTGCTCAACAGGTAGTCCACCACAATGGAATGGGATTTGGGAACTGTTTTGCTATGGATTATGGTAGTAGTAGAGAAGCGAAAGGTACATGAATACAAGATATTTGATCTGAAAAGCTTCTTGAGTAGCAAAACCATCTTgaattcaagcaagaacaagCAAGAAGGTTGGTTTTTACCTGATTTATGGATTCAATCAACACTGAGATGCTCCAAAGTTCCAGCTTTCCAACTCGTTTCTCTTTCCGTGGGAAGAACAAAGGAAAGACGGAGATTTAGAGCTCGAGCTGGTGGATTTGGAGAATGGATTTGCAGGGCTTAGGGTTTGGTTCGTGTGGGGATACGCGCGGAGGGCCTCACGGCAAATAGAGCATTAGTTTTCCATAATTACAATAAAGTCCTTGTTTGgctttatttaaattatttttgccAAGAGAATATTTTTGACGAATTATTAAAACTTCAAGTgcttatataaaaattagagtttttatcaTGTAAGCCCCTGAAAAAATAACGGACTAATAAGTAATTTCCTATACACCTCTAAATGAAAACTCCCAAATTCTTAGTCTCTCGTTAAACGAAAATAATaaagcaaaagcatgaaaaatatagtattttttagACGAAAGAATCATAATCCAGTGATATTATCCCCATTGTCAAAACGGTGTAGTAACAAATTCTGGATTATATATGCGAATTTGCAATCTGAATCTCATATTACCAAGTGAGAGGGCACATATTAACCAATTAATTCTCTATTTTGTTGTGCATGCTCTTGatacatttgttaaaaaaaaaaatcataacaaaaatattgttttaatgagTAATCTAGTTGTTtcaaatctttttctttatccaaaacaaaaatataaactcatAACTTATGTAATCCTACCATctcaaacagaaaaaaaaaaaaattcagagcATTTAATGAAGTTATTCTCTTGTTGAAATTCTTGAAAAACAAGTTTGAATGAAattaggaatgggggtggggtgGGGCGGAGAATGGGATCCCTGTCCCCATCCCTCGGCTCCACGGACGGGATTCCCCTGCTAAAATTCCCGTGAAAAAAATCCTCCCTGCTCACTCATGATCCCCGCCCGTCctaaacattaatataaaaattttctataaataactataatatttcaatGACGTTTATGTTATACATATaatgtatgtatttaaaaaTCTGTATCAAAactggatatttgaataaaaaaatataacacatggatatttgaataaaaaaaatctagacaaattacaattacctaattatccaatttatttaaattaaataaataaatagtttttatgaatattagaaatttgaaaattagaagtttgaattttaattttgtagatatattatataataattttattaaaataatttaagattttattaaataaatatgttttaatgaaatatataaatttaaatagttaataagttgtatgaaataattgtgagttccataataataactaaaaatattaacaaataaatatttattgattatatatatataatattatgttaatgttgaaataatctttaataaatatattaaaaatatataatatattcttttggaGAATCCCCATTCCTTACGGGGTTCCCCGCGGGGAGCAGGGCGGGGATCCCCGTGGGGCAGGGAGACCATTCCCCACCCCCGCCCCGCTAGACAGGGAGGAATTTTTCCCCGCGGGGCGCGAGGGatgtttcggggaatccccgccccgtcgCGAGCCCCGCGGGGAAcagggattccccgccccacccccattcctaaaTGAAATCTGAGACAATATTATTAACAAGGATTCACaacataaaaaattcaattattataCCTTTTCTCTTAGTATAATCTTAACAAAAATGGAGCatgaacatgaaaaaaaaatcactttaattccataactaaataaatatattcatttcttcTATTTGAACCATACAAATATGTTCAATTTGCttttataagaaataaatataatcatcaCAGCATAAGCTTTTCATGATTTACAGTGTGCTTCTTCTGTTTCCAGGAACAGAAACAGAATAATAACAATGACAgagatgaataataataaactttatttattaCACAAGACTCtgattaaaattttctaaacaGTTACCTTCATAAGCTCACTCAAGCTGTTAATAGAATCCCAGATCATTTTACTGCAACACTTGTTATCAATAACCAATTGACTCATCCTATCATCTGCCATAGTTGATTTTGTTATATACATGCCTGTGCTTCATTCAGTTTTGAGTCTTAATTTAAGTAGTCAAAGCTTATGAACATTTCCTTTTTTAATTGCTTGCAGATATTTGTCACCTGAAACACCTACACAAAATCAGCAtcaacaaagaaacaataaaaagttAATCTTGTTCTGATAACTAAtacatgtcattttttttaagagattaAAAAGCCATGGTAAAATCTGTCCAAAGGAACTAGAGACTTTGGCAATGTAATATCACCCAAAAGTAATGTCAGCACAATAAACCCATGTAGGCCTTCACTACAGTCCATATTTGTAATACCTTGATGCCAAGCATGTTGAAACTCTTGTTCATGACATCAGTATGTAATTCTCAAACAGCAGAAGATATTTAACATGCTGCTCTAATATCCGACAAGTAAAGTATGAGCCAGTGAAAACTATAC contains:
- the LOC120249937 gene encoding transcription termination factor MTERF5, chloroplastic-like isoform X1; the protein is MLIKNLKPKLQFFQDLGFTGPQMSPFLSKSSTMLTHSLEKRIAPSVDVLLGILSTRDLLRVLGRCPWVIKEDPALKLIPNISFLKKTCHIDQSQLLMLLVRQPSLFVMRQSALQDLAHKITEMGVSVDSRVFAQALYSFSCMSSETFKKKFDLLHSYGFSDEQTTLLFQKAPAVFRTSEKKLISGLEFFMNKVGVDHCKLLRYPSSLMYSMEKRVVPRYSVLEVLYSMKLLEKGDQLLSAILLSEEDFLKKYVWKHIETVPELLGAYKLKTKVVPLC
- the LOC120249936 gene encoding transcription termination factor MTERF15, mitochondrial-like, with the translated sequence MTLLLRKLCRSKIFHSCSQNQIIRCSFCSSTTITQSKLPLKPHSFVEEYLLSTLGFSPEKATSASEQLNHLKSLENPESVLSFLKSYGFEDSEIKKLIFWYPNWLCFDVETTLKPKFEGLQSLGFSGPELTQLIFSNPVILRCSFEGNVRPKIEFWRGIFGSFELMSKSLRAKHCLLNFSLEQRVLPNLEFLREFGISDERITLIVQRHPRFLTQKLVKLKELAERVEGMGIRRDSRLFVWALNTLLKISKEKFDGKLEVLKSLGWSEADFLSAFQKNPIFLTVSETMLKKKIDFLVNEAGFKPSELVQSPILLMFSLEKRLIPRYHVMQVLKSKRLNKGKYSLLTIMSYSEKMFVKNFLLFHKKDAPNCMVGTCPSTRGADILILS
- the LOC120283364 gene encoding transcription termination factor MTERF9, chloroplastic-like, which translates into the protein MVLLLKKLFRSNILYSCTFRFSTTTIIHSKTVPKSHSIVVDYLLSRLGFSPEKAAWASKHLNHLKSLEKAETVLYFLKSYGFDESQIKKLVSLYPQALCCDVERTLKPKFEGLQGLGFSGQELAHLILSNHMVLRCNFERNVRPKIEFWRGILGSVELLCKLFKAKQWLLNASLELRVLPNLALLREVGVPDERITLIVQRHPRLVFQKPDYLKALAKKIEGMGIPHESSMFVWALSILMKITMTRFHAKLEFMKSLGWSEVDFLSAFQKNPIFLTVSETMMKKKIDFLVNEAGCKLSKLARDPRLLMFSLDKRLVPRHHVMQVLKSKGLYNGNFSLGYIMSYSEKKFVKKYLISHEEKVPELLDWYIANSKGGAHSNSGLKQKEK
- the LOC120249937 gene encoding transcription termination factor MTERF5, chloroplastic-like isoform X2 is translated as MLIKNLKPKLQFFQDLGFTGPQMSPFLSKSSTMLTHSLEKRIAPSVDVLLGILSTRDLLRVLGRCPWVIKEDPALKLIPNISFLKKTCHIDQSQLLMLLVRQPSLFVMRQSALQDLAHKITEMGVSVDSRVFAQALYSFSCMSSETFKKKFDLLHSYGFSDEQTTLLFQKAPAVFRTSEKKLISGLEFFMNKVGVDHCKLLRYPSSLMYSMEKRVVPRYSVLEVLYSMKLLEKGDQLLSAILLSEEDFLKKYVWKHIETVPELLGAYKLKTKIKPQ